From a region of the Mycobacteroides saopaulense genome:
- a CDS encoding glycosyltransferase family 2 protein, with amino-acid sequence MLDPHRASGPSATEQVAVVTVTYSPGEHLHRFLRTLRHATELPLRVILADNGSTDGAPEAAAEEPDVELLRTGGNVGYGKAANLGVAQIDPDAEWIVVANPDVQWGPGSIDALLEVAQRWPAAGALGPLIREPDGTVYPSARVMPTLTGGGLHALLGTVWPTNPWTAAYRQDRMEPSERVVGWLSGSCLLLRRKAFDSIGGFDARYFMYMEDVDLGDRLARAGWQNVYAPSSEVVHAKGHAAGRDPARSLTAHHDSVYIFQSDRHPHWWQAPLRWSIRGALAARSAIVVRAAIRANRRRDKQGG; translated from the coding sequence GTGCTGGATCCTCATCGCGCAAGCGGCCCTTCGGCGACCGAGCAGGTCGCCGTGGTGACGGTGACGTACTCGCCCGGCGAGCACTTGCACCGTTTCCTGCGGACGCTGCGGCATGCCACGGAGCTGCCGCTGCGGGTGATCCTTGCCGACAACGGTTCGACGGATGGCGCCCCCGAGGCCGCTGCCGAGGAACCCGATGTCGAGCTGCTCCGCACCGGAGGCAATGTCGGCTATGGCAAGGCCGCCAACTTGGGAGTCGCGCAGATCGACCCCGACGCCGAATGGATCGTGGTCGCGAACCCCGATGTGCAGTGGGGGCCGGGAAGCATCGATGCGCTGCTGGAGGTCGCACAGCGCTGGCCCGCCGCGGGTGCGCTGGGTCCGCTGATTCGTGAGCCGGACGGCACCGTGTATCCCTCGGCGCGGGTGATGCCGACCCTGACCGGGGGCGGACTCCACGCACTGCTGGGCACGGTGTGGCCCACCAACCCGTGGACCGCGGCCTACCGCCAGGACCGGATGGAACCGTCCGAACGCGTCGTGGGATGGCTCTCGGGCTCTTGCCTGTTGCTTCGGCGCAAGGCGTTCGATTCCATCGGCGGGTTCGACGCGCGGTACTTCATGTACATGGAAGACGTCGATCTCGGGGACCGGCTGGCACGTGCCGGTTGGCAGAACGTGTACGCCCCCAGCTCGGAAGTTGTGCATGCGAAAGGCCATGCGGCCGGGCGTGATCCGGCGCGCAGCCTCACCGCGCACCACGACAGCGTCTACATTTTTCAATCGGACCGGCATCCGCACTGGTGGCAGGCGCCGCTGCGCTGGAGCATTCGGGGCGCGCTGGCGGCGCGATCCGCGATCGTGGTGCGAGCGGCCATCCGCGCCAATCGGCGCCGGGACAAGCAAGGAGGGTGA
- the cofD gene encoding 2-phospho-L-lactate transferase, whose amino-acid sequence MKVTVLVGGVGGARFLLGVQRLLGSDPSKHQINAIVNIGDDAWMHGVRICPDLDTCMYTLGGGVDPERGWGHRGETWNAMEELAAYGAQPDWFSLGDRDLATHLIRSQMLRAGYPLSAVTEALCNRWQPGVRLLPASDDRCETHVVITDPADGEQRAIHFQQWWVQHRAQVPTHSFAFVGADEAKSGPGVAEAIGEADVVLLAPSNPVVSIGAVLAVGGVRGALRTTSAPVIGYSPIVSGKPLRGMADECLRVIGVEVSSQGVGEHFGARSQTGILDGWLVDEGDAAHIAGVQVRSVPLLMTDPDTTAEMVRAGLDLAGVTL is encoded by the coding sequence GTGAAAGTCACCGTCCTCGTCGGCGGCGTCGGCGGAGCACGCTTCCTGCTCGGCGTCCAGCGCTTGCTCGGATCAGATCCCAGCAAGCATCAGATAAATGCCATCGTGAACATTGGCGACGATGCCTGGATGCACGGTGTCAGGATCTGCCCTGACCTGGACACCTGCATGTACACCCTGGGCGGAGGCGTCGATCCGGAGCGGGGCTGGGGGCATCGCGGCGAGACCTGGAATGCCATGGAGGAGCTGGCGGCCTACGGCGCTCAGCCCGACTGGTTCTCCCTCGGCGACAGGGACCTGGCCACCCACCTGATACGCAGCCAAATGCTGCGGGCCGGCTATCCGCTATCGGCGGTCACCGAAGCGTTATGCAATCGATGGCAGCCCGGAGTCCGGCTGTTACCCGCCAGCGACGACCGCTGCGAGACCCACGTGGTGATCACCGACCCCGCGGACGGAGAGCAGCGTGCCATCCACTTCCAACAGTGGTGGGTGCAACACCGCGCGCAGGTTCCGACCCACAGCTTCGCGTTCGTCGGAGCCGACGAAGCAAAGTCGGGTCCGGGCGTTGCCGAGGCCATCGGCGAGGCCGATGTGGTCTTGCTGGCGCCGTCCAATCCGGTGGTCAGCATCGGGGCCGTACTGGCGGTCGGCGGAGTTCGCGGGGCGCTCCGCACAACGTCCGCTCCGGTCATCGGATACTCGCCGATCGTGTCCGGCAAGCCGCTGCGCGGAATGGCCGACGAATGTTTGCGCGTGATCGGTGTCGAGGTGAGCTCACAAGGTGTGGGAGAACACTTCGGCGCCCGCTCACAGACCGGCATCCTGGACGGCTGGCTGGTGGACGAGGGTGACGCGGCTCACATTGCGGGAGTTCAGGTACGGTCGGTTCCGCTGCTCATGACCGATCCGGACACGACGGCGGAGATGGTACGTGCGGGACTTGACCTGGCCGGAGTTACTCTATGA
- a CDS encoding WhiB family transcriptional regulator → MQNDFDALAAVADDQWQEKALCAQTDPEAFFPEKGGSTREAKRICQGCEVKDECLEYALANDERFGIWGGLSERERRRLKRGII, encoded by the coding sequence GTGCAGAACGATTTTGACGCGCTTGCTGCCGTCGCTGACGATCAGTGGCAGGAAAAGGCGCTGTGCGCACAGACCGATCCCGAGGCGTTCTTCCCTGAGAAGGGTGGGTCGACTCGTGAAGCCAAGCGCATCTGCCAGGGTTGCGAAGTCAAGGACGAGTGCCTTGAGTACGCGCTGGCCAACGACGAGCGGTTCGGTATTTGGGGCGGGCTGTCGGAGCGTGAGCGCCGCCGCCTGAAGCGGGGCATCATCTGA
- the rfbD gene encoding dTDP-4-dehydrorhamnose reductase — translation MLVITGAGGQLGTHLIARAARRGIPIRALKSSDWDVTAGDAPSGVVANGDTVINCAAYTAVDAAESDEARAYAVNATGAANVARVCRDVGAKLIHISTDYVFNGDFGDIAPTPYRPDAATDPQGVYGRTKLAGEQAVHEALPSAHVVRTAWVYTGVGGDFVGIMRRLAAGDGPVRVVTDQTGSPTYAADLAEALLDLAAADVDAPILHATGGGVVNRFDWAKAVFDLVGADSLRVQPCLSADMPRPAPRPPYSALDGSQWAAAGLPPLRPWHAALAEALATHQG, via the coding sequence GTGCTTGTTATCACCGGAGCGGGTGGCCAGCTGGGCACCCATCTCATTGCTCGCGCGGCCCGTCGTGGCATCCCCATCAGGGCGCTGAAGTCGTCTGATTGGGATGTTACCGCCGGTGATGCACCTAGCGGCGTGGTAGCCAACGGGGACACCGTCATCAACTGCGCGGCCTACACCGCCGTCGATGCCGCGGAATCAGACGAAGCCAGGGCCTATGCGGTCAACGCCACCGGCGCTGCCAACGTCGCGCGGGTGTGCCGAGATGTTGGCGCCAAGCTGATCCATATATCCACCGACTACGTCTTCAACGGTGATTTCGGGGACATCGCGCCTACGCCGTATCGGCCCGATGCCGCCACGGACCCGCAGGGGGTGTACGGCCGGACCAAGCTTGCCGGGGAGCAGGCAGTGCACGAGGCGCTGCCGTCTGCGCATGTGGTGCGTACGGCCTGGGTGTACACGGGGGTGGGTGGCGATTTTGTCGGAATCATGCGAAGGCTTGCCGCCGGCGACGGGCCAGTGCGGGTGGTGACCGACCAGACCGGATCCCCTACATACGCCGCAGATCTCGCCGAGGCGCTGTTGGACTTGGCGGCGGCCGACGTCGATGCCCCGATCCTGCATGCCACCGGGGGCGGCGTGGTGAACCGCTTCGATTGGGCCAAGGCCGTGTTCGACCTGGTCGGTGCCGATAGTTTGCGAGTCCAGCCCTGCCTTTCCGCCGACATGCCGAGGCCGGCCCCGCGCCCGCCCTACTCGGCCCTCGATGGCAGCCAATGGGCCGCCGCGGGCTTGCCGCCGCTGCGCCCGTGGCATGCGGCGCTGGCTGAGGCGTTGGCCACACACCAAGGGTAG
- a CDS encoding DUF3499 domain-containing protein — MRAPRRCCRPGCPSSAVATLTFVYADSTAVVGPLATSSEPHSWDLCAQHASRITAPRGWELVRYSGPMPSNPEDDDLVALADAVREPTGVRVAAAGFSEPVLDVGTPAPNAAPRPVHPAPVGRRRGHLRVLPDPAE, encoded by the coding sequence GTGAGAGCCCCCCGTCGCTGCTGTCGACCCGGGTGCCCGAGTTCCGCCGTGGCGACGTTGACGTTCGTCTATGCGGATTCGACGGCCGTGGTCGGGCCGCTGGCCACGTCCAGCGAGCCGCATTCGTGGGATCTGTGCGCGCAGCACGCGAGCCGGATCACCGCGCCCCGCGGATGGGAGCTGGTCCGCTACAGCGGGCCCATGCCGTCGAATCCAGAGGACGACGACCTGGTAGCCCTGGCCGATGCGGTACGCGAACCCACTGGTGTCCGAGTGGCCGCAGCCGGATTCAGCGAGCCGGTGCTTGATGTCGGCACTCCTGCCCCCAATGCCGCGCCACGCCCGGTTCATCCGGCTCCGGTTGGGCGGCGCCGGGGACACCTGCGGGTACTGCCTGATCCGGCCGAGTAG
- a CDS encoding coenzyme F420-0:L-glutamate ligase yields the protein MTSPADSPAPEHGSAAPVEILPVPGLPEFRPGDDVAAAIATAAPWVRDGDVIVITSKIVSKAEGRIVAAPTDPEARDNLRRKLIDSESVRVLARKGKTLITENFIGIVQAAAGIDASNVDTAELVLLPVDPDASAAEVRAALSRRLGVNVAVVVTDTMGRAWRNGQTDAAIGSSGIPVLYGYAGAKDKHGNELQVTEVAIADEVAAAADLVKGKLTDVPVAVVRGLAVPDDGSTARGLLRSGPDDLFWLGTAEALAQGRREAVLVRRSIRQFADTAIDPDLLREAIGEALTAPAPHHTHPVRFVWVRDATTRRALLDAMKQAWTVDLTGDGRTPESVEKRVARGQILYDAPEIVIPFLVPDGAHDYPDERRNAAERTMFTVAVGAAVQALLVTLAARGVGSCWIGSTIFAGDVVRKQLELDASWEPMGAIAIGYPHGYPEEGLQPRTPLPPGQMLVEL from the coding sequence ATGACCTCACCTGCGGATTCCCCTGCACCGGAACATGGTTCGGCGGCACCGGTCGAGATTCTACCCGTGCCGGGGCTCCCTGAATTCCGCCCCGGTGACGACGTGGCCGCGGCCATCGCGACGGCGGCACCCTGGGTGCGCGACGGCGATGTGATCGTGATCACCAGCAAGATCGTTTCCAAGGCGGAGGGCAGGATCGTCGCCGCGCCTACCGATCCCGAGGCCCGAGACAACTTGCGACGCAAGCTGATCGACTCCGAGTCGGTCCGAGTGCTAGCCCGCAAGGGCAAGACACTGATCACCGAGAACTTCATCGGCATCGTGCAGGCCGCCGCCGGAATCGACGCATCCAACGTCGACACCGCTGAACTCGTGCTGCTGCCCGTAGACCCCGATGCCAGCGCGGCCGAAGTCCGCGCCGCACTCTCGCGACGCCTGGGCGTGAACGTTGCGGTGGTGGTAACCGACACCATGGGGCGAGCCTGGCGCAATGGCCAGACCGATGCTGCCATCGGTTCCTCCGGCATCCCCGTCCTGTACGGCTACGCCGGCGCAAAAGATAAGCACGGCAATGAGCTTCAAGTCACCGAGGTGGCCATCGCCGACGAGGTCGCCGCCGCGGCCGACCTGGTCAAGGGCAAGCTCACCGATGTGCCGGTCGCGGTGGTGCGAGGCCTGGCGGTACCCGACGACGGCAGCACCGCTCGTGGTCTCCTCCGTTCGGGGCCGGACGACCTGTTCTGGCTCGGCACCGCCGAAGCCCTAGCACAGGGTCGCCGCGAAGCGGTGCTCGTGCGCCGGTCCATCCGGCAATTCGCCGACACCGCAATCGATCCCGACTTGTTACGGGAAGCCATCGGCGAAGCGCTGACGGCCCCGGCGCCGCATCACACCCATCCGGTTCGATTCGTATGGGTCCGGGATGCGACGACGCGACGCGCGCTCCTGGACGCCATGAAGCAGGCGTGGACCGTCGACCTCACCGGAGACGGACGCACCCCCGAGTCCGTCGAGAAGCGAGTGGCGCGCGGACAGATCCTCTATGACGCACCAGAGATCGTCATCCCGTTCCTCGTGCCTGACGGCGCACACGACTATCCGGACGAACGCAGGAACGCTGCCGAGCGCACCATGTTCACCGTCGCCGTCGGAGCCGCGGTGCAGGCCCTGCTGGTGACGTTGGCCGCACGGGGCGTGGGAAGCTGCTGGATCGGGTCCACCATCTTCGCAGGCGATGTCGTACGCAAGCAGCTGGAGTTGGATGCCTCGTGGGAACCGATGGGTGCCATCGCGATTGGCTATCCCCACGGTTACCCGGAAGAGGGACTGCAACCCCGCACTCCCCTGCCGCCCGGCCAGATGCTGGTCGAGCTGTGA
- a CDS encoding TIGR03089 family protein yields MMNLTSLLLGDVNSPAPRITYYDDATGERIELSTVTLANWAAKTANMLRDEFGAGPGSTVAVRLPAHWQTAGVLLGIWWAGAEVVFADDGADVAFCTLGDEPDADEVCVLSLDAFGRPVPDLPLGLTDYSTAVRVHGDRFSPGGAGPALDGQGVDEIAAAARESAAEQGITAEDRVLSAGSWGTPQSLIANLLAVLIAGASLVQVANPDAAAQERRVATEKVTKRLP; encoded by the coding sequence CTGATGAACCTGACGTCTCTGCTACTGGGCGACGTGAACAGTCCGGCCCCACGGATCACCTACTACGACGACGCCACCGGCGAACGCATCGAGCTCTCGACCGTGACGCTGGCCAACTGGGCCGCCAAGACCGCGAACATGTTGCGCGACGAGTTCGGCGCGGGTCCGGGTTCGACGGTCGCGGTGCGACTGCCCGCACACTGGCAGACCGCGGGTGTGCTGCTCGGAATCTGGTGGGCCGGAGCGGAAGTGGTGTTCGCTGACGACGGCGCCGACGTGGCCTTCTGCACGCTCGGTGACGAGCCGGACGCCGATGAGGTGTGCGTGCTGTCTCTCGACGCGTTCGGGCGCCCGGTGCCCGACCTACCGCTCGGGTTGACCGATTATTCGACGGCGGTCCGGGTACACGGCGATCGCTTCTCCCCCGGCGGCGCCGGACCCGCGCTGGACGGTCAAGGCGTTGACGAGATCGCCGCCGCCGCACGTGAAAGTGCCGCCGAACAAGGAATCACCGCCGAGGATCGAGTGCTGAGCGCGGGCTCCTGGGGTACCCCGCAGTCGCTGATCGCCAACCTGCTGGCGGTGCTCATCGCCGGGGCATCGCTGGTGCAGGTGGCCAATCCCGATGCCGCCGCGCAAGAACGACGGGTGGCAACCGAGAAGGTCACAAAGCGTCTCCCCTAA
- the manB gene encoding mannose-1-phosphate guanylyltransferase, whose amino-acid sequence MSDHVKADAVILVGGQGTRLRPLTLSAPKPMLPIAGFPFLTHVLSRVAAAGIDHVVLGTSYKAEVFESEFGDGSKLGLQITYVYEEEPLGTGGAIRNVLDHLRHDTALIFNGDVLSGLDLKDLLAQHEQTQADLTLHLVRVGDPRAFGCVPTDSDGRVTAFLEKTEDPPTDQINAGCYVFRRELIEQIPSGRPVSVEREVFPGLLSSGAKVCGYVDTSYWRDMGTPEDFVRGSADLVRGIAPSPAIPEHPGEALVHDGASVAPGALVIGGTVVGRGAEIGPGARLDGAVIFDGARIEAGAVVERSIIGFGARIGPRALVRDGVIGDGADIGARCELLRGARVWPGITIPDGGIRYSSDV is encoded by the coding sequence ATGTCTGACCATGTGAAAGCCGATGCCGTCATCTTGGTGGGTGGGCAGGGCACCCGGTTGCGTCCGCTCACGCTGTCGGCGCCCAAGCCGATGCTGCCGATCGCGGGCTTCCCGTTTCTGACCCACGTGCTGTCGCGGGTCGCGGCGGCCGGGATCGATCACGTGGTGCTCGGGACGTCCTACAAGGCCGAGGTCTTCGAGTCGGAGTTCGGCGACGGATCCAAGCTGGGGCTGCAGATCACCTATGTGTACGAAGAGGAGCCGCTGGGTACCGGCGGGGCCATCCGGAATGTGCTGGACCACCTGCGCCACGACACCGCACTGATCTTCAACGGTGATGTGCTGTCCGGTCTGGATCTGAAAGATCTTCTCGCGCAGCATGAACAGACTCAGGCCGACCTGACCTTGCACTTGGTGCGCGTGGGCGATCCGCGCGCATTCGGTTGTGTGCCTACCGATTCCGACGGGCGTGTGACCGCGTTCCTGGAGAAGACCGAAGACCCGCCCACGGATCAGATCAACGCCGGGTGTTACGTCTTCCGGCGCGAGTTGATCGAACAGATCCCGTCGGGTCGCCCGGTTTCGGTTGAGCGGGAAGTCTTCCCGGGTCTGCTCAGCAGCGGCGCCAAGGTGTGCGGATACGTCGACACCAGCTACTGGCGCGACATGGGTACGCCGGAGGACTTCGTGCGCGGGTCGGCCGATCTGGTTCGCGGTATCGCGCCGTCACCGGCGATCCCCGAGCATCCGGGCGAGGCACTGGTACACGACGGTGCCTCGGTGGCGCCGGGCGCGCTGGTGATCGGTGGCACCGTGGTGGGTCGGGGTGCCGAAATCGGACCGGGGGCACGGCTGGACGGCGCGGTCATCTTCGATGGAGCGCGCATCGAGGCGGGTGCCGTGGTGGAACGTTCCATCATCGGATTCGGTGCGCGGATCGGACCGCGCGCACTGGTGCGTGACGGGGTGATCGGCGACGGCGCCGATATCGGTGCGCGCTGTGAGCTGTTACGCGGTGCCCGAGTATGGCCGGGAATCACCATTCCCGACGGCGGCATCAGGTACTCCTCGGACGTCTAG
- a CDS encoding LCP family protein: protein MTDPHAPRAGASSQAEAPRPLWRGIAMVAAVAVMVVTGAAWGKIGNIDPNIARFDLPGLFGNAGKPNDGAIDILMVGVDSRSDAHGNPLSQDELSMLRAGDETATNTDTIILIRIPNNGKSATAISIPRDSYVSIPDGTKGKINGVYGEAKENDRQKRVESGETLEAAERESVDAGRSALIQTVAKLTGVTVDRYAEVSMLGFVLMTNALGGVNVCLNEAVYEPMSGADFPAGPQTLDGPNALSFVRQRHDLPRGDLDRVVRQQVVMSSLAHSALSGGTLTNPSTLGALRDAITRTVVLSQGWDVMDFIQQLQKLSGGNVAFATIPILREDGWTEDGTQSVVKVDPDQVRSWVGSLLDQQEQGKTDEATYSKDQTTADVVNETQINGLAAAVSELLVGKGFTAGKVGNNEADHAGSSQVQAAQEDDMGAKAVAEALGLPVVQKQGLPERTVRVVLSNDYHGPGSGRETTPAASETGSTMEEDAPPPPQSPIFTAANGPRCVN, encoded by the coding sequence GTGACTGACCCTCACGCTCCACGCGCGGGGGCCTCATCGCAGGCGGAGGCGCCGCGCCCGCTGTGGCGTGGCATCGCGATGGTGGCCGCGGTCGCCGTCATGGTGGTCACGGGCGCCGCGTGGGGGAAGATCGGCAACATCGATCCGAACATTGCCCGGTTCGATCTTCCCGGCCTGTTCGGCAATGCCGGGAAGCCCAACGACGGCGCGATCGACATTCTGATGGTGGGTGTCGACAGCCGCAGCGATGCTCACGGCAATCCCCTCTCGCAGGACGAACTCTCGATGCTGCGAGCCGGCGACGAGACGGCCACCAATACCGACACCATCATCCTCATCCGCATCCCCAACAACGGGAAGTCGGCCACCGCGATCTCGATCCCACGCGACTCCTATGTCTCGATCCCGGACGGCACCAAGGGAAAGATCAACGGCGTCTACGGCGAAGCCAAGGAGAACGACCGTCAAAAACGCGTCGAGTCCGGTGAGACGTTGGAGGCCGCCGAGCGCGAGTCGGTGGACGCCGGACGTTCCGCGCTCATCCAGACCGTCGCCAAGCTGACCGGTGTCACCGTGGATCGCTACGCCGAGGTCAGCATGCTCGGATTCGTGCTGATGACCAATGCACTCGGTGGCGTGAACGTCTGCCTCAACGAGGCGGTCTACGAACCGATGTCGGGCGCCGACTTCCCGGCCGGCCCGCAGACACTCGACGGCCCGAACGCGCTCAGCTTCGTGCGCCAGCGCCACGACCTGCCGCGCGGCGACCTCGATCGGGTGGTCCGCCAGCAGGTGGTGATGTCGTCGCTGGCCCATTCGGCGCTCTCCGGGGGAACGCTGACGAATCCCAGCACGTTGGGTGCGCTCCGCGATGCGATCACCCGCACGGTCGTACTCAGCCAGGGCTGGGACGTCATGGACTTCATTCAACAGCTGCAGAAGCTCTCCGGGGGCAACGTGGCATTCGCGACCATCCCCATCCTGCGTGAGGACGGCTGGACCGAGGACGGCACGCAGAGTGTCGTGAAGGTCGATCCCGACCAGGTACGCAGCTGGGTGGGCAGCCTGCTGGATCAGCAGGAGCAGGGCAAGACCGACGAGGCCACCTACTCCAAGGACCAGACGACCGCCGACGTCGTCAACGAGACACAGATCAACGGTCTGGCCGCCGCGGTGTCGGAGCTGTTGGTGGGCAAGGGTTTCACGGCCGGGAAGGTCGGCAACAACGAGGCCGACCACGCGGGCAGCAGTCAGGTCCAAGCCGCGCAGGAGGACGACATGGGCGCCAAGGCGGTGGCCGAGGCCTTGGGGTTGCCCGTGGTGCAGAAGCAGGGTCTGCCCGAACGCACCGTCCGCGTGGTGTTGTCGAACGATTACCACGGTCCGGGGTCCGGCCGCGAGACCACGCCGGCCGCCTCGGAGACCGGTTCCACCATGGAGGAAGACGCGCCCCCGCCACCCCAGTCGCCCATCTTCACCGCGGCCAACGGACCTCGCTGCGTCAACTGA
- a CDS encoding NUDIX hydrolase, with translation MTGLRESAVELLSAWEAPDAEQDSLRHSVLAFLDANPDACRRRSAAGHITASALVVNHDRSQALLTLHPRVGKWLQLGGHCEEEDPTIASAALREATEESGIANLTLAPNLLRIHVHPITCSLGVPTRHLDLQFLACAPEGAQIAVSEESLDLRWWPIDQIPDEDPSVVVLAARARARLR, from the coding sequence GTGACCGGGCTACGCGAGTCTGCCGTCGAGCTGCTGTCCGCGTGGGAGGCGCCCGATGCCGAGCAGGACAGCCTGCGGCACTCCGTGCTGGCGTTCCTCGACGCCAACCCGGACGCCTGCCGTCGGCGCAGCGCTGCCGGCCACATCACCGCCTCGGCTCTCGTGGTCAATCACGACCGATCGCAGGCGCTGCTGACTCTGCATCCACGGGTGGGTAAGTGGTTGCAGCTCGGTGGCCACTGCGAGGAAGAGGACCCCACCATCGCGTCCGCCGCCCTGCGGGAGGCCACCGAGGAGTCGGGGATAGCGAATCTCACGCTGGCCCCGAACCTGCTCAGAATCCACGTACACCCGATCACCTGCTCGCTGGGCGTACCCACGCGCCATCTCGATCTCCAGTTCCTGGCGTGCGCACCGGAGGGCGCCCAGATCGCGGTCAGCGAGGAATCACTCGACCTGCGCTGGTGGCCCATCGACCAGATTCCGGACGAAGATCCATCGGTGGTCGTGCTGGCCGCGAGGGCGAGGGCCCGCCTGCGCTGA
- a CDS encoding metallopeptidase family protein — MSRDGRRGGASGGPGSQGSRRGRDFRGPLLPPTVPGWRSRAERFDMAVLEAYEPIERAWQSRLEGLDVAVDEIPRIQPKDPDSVQWPPEVIADGPIPLARLIPAGVDTRGNTTRARIVLFRKPIELRAKKSGDLSDLLHDLLVAQVATHLGVEPSVIDPTITDEGD, encoded by the coding sequence ATGTCACGTGACGGACGGCGCGGCGGGGCCTCTGGAGGACCCGGCTCGCAGGGCTCTCGCAGGGGACGCGATTTCCGCGGACCTCTGCTGCCACCGACCGTTCCCGGCTGGCGTTCCCGCGCCGAGCGTTTCGACATGGCGGTGCTGGAGGCCTACGAACCGATTGAACGGGCATGGCAGTCACGGCTGGAGGGCTTGGATGTCGCAGTCGACGAGATCCCGCGCATTCAGCCCAAAGATCCGGATTCGGTGCAGTGGCCGCCGGAGGTGATCGCAGACGGGCCGATACCGCTGGCAAGACTGATTCCCGCGGGCGTCGACACCCGGGGTAACACCACCCGAGCGCGGATTGTCCTGTTTCGCAAGCCGATCGAACTACGCGCGAAGAAATCTGGGGATTTGTCGGATCTGCTGCACGACCTGTTGGTCGCACAGGTTGCCACCCACCTGGGGGTGGAGCCATCGGTGATCGACCCGACCATCACCGATGAGGGCGACTAA